A window from Catenulispora sp. MAP5-51 encodes these proteins:
- a CDS encoding VOC family protein — MSAKAAAIGIVVADLAVSVAFYEHFGLAFADPEHGHTEAALGDGLRLMLDTEESIQTFTSAWTRPFGSPRTTVCFEFETPHDVDAKFAELMDAGFHGLRGPWDAPWGQRYASVIDPDGSGVDLFAAL; from the coding sequence ATGAGCGCGAAAGCCGCCGCGATCGGCATCGTCGTCGCAGACCTGGCCGTGTCCGTCGCCTTCTACGAGCACTTCGGCCTCGCCTTCGCCGACCCCGAACACGGCCACACCGAGGCCGCCCTCGGCGACGGCCTGCGCCTGATGCTGGACACCGAGGAGTCGATCCAGACCTTCACCTCGGCCTGGACCCGGCCCTTCGGCAGCCCGCGCACCACCGTCTGCTTCGAGTTCGAGACACCGCACGACGTGGACGCCAAGTTCGCCGAGCTCATGGACGCCGGGTTCCACGGGCTGCGCGGTCCCTGGGACGCGCCTTGGGGACAGCGCTATGCGTCGGTCATCGATCCGGATGGGAGCGGCGTGGATCTGTTCGCTGCGCTTTAG
- a CDS encoding M24 family metallopeptidase — MDARAATILALVTHHTHDLTDRLARAQKAAAEAGMDALLISPGADLRYLTGYEALPLERLTCLVLPASGDPLMVVPALEKPAAEASPLGGLGLDIVPWAETDDPYALVASRLPSGLGTVGLDNHMWAEKVLNFRRVLPGAEQALAGQVLGDLRMRKTAAEVESLRAAAAAIDAVHRQVPEWLRPGRTEREVGKDIADAILAAGHATVDFVIVGSGPNGASPHHELSDRVIQAGDQVVVDIGGAMPDGYCSDSTRNYSLGAPSAQYAEYFAVLLAAQKAQCDAIRPGITAEELDAVGRDLIAQAGYGENFIHRTGHGIGLETHEEPYIVSGSARPLEPGMAFSVEPGIYLAGKHGARIEDIAVCTADGGERLNLTTRELVVVDL; from the coding sequence ATGGATGCTCGCGCGGCCACTATCCTGGCCCTCGTGACACACCACACACATGATCTGACCGACCGCCTCGCCCGCGCCCAAAAGGCTGCCGCCGAGGCCGGTATGGACGCCCTCCTGATCAGCCCTGGTGCCGACCTGCGCTACCTGACCGGCTATGAGGCACTGCCGCTTGAGCGGCTCACCTGTCTGGTTCTTCCCGCGAGCGGCGACCCCCTGATGGTCGTCCCGGCGCTGGAGAAGCCCGCCGCCGAGGCCTCGCCGCTGGGCGGGCTCGGCCTGGACATCGTTCCGTGGGCCGAGACCGACGACCCCTACGCGCTGGTCGCCTCCCGCCTGCCTTCCGGGCTCGGGACCGTCGGCCTGGACAACCACATGTGGGCCGAGAAGGTCCTGAACTTCCGCCGCGTGCTGCCCGGCGCGGAGCAGGCGCTGGCCGGGCAGGTGCTCGGCGACCTGCGCATGCGCAAGACCGCGGCGGAGGTGGAGTCCCTGCGTGCGGCGGCGGCCGCCATCGACGCCGTGCACCGTCAGGTGCCCGAGTGGCTGCGGCCCGGGCGCACCGAGCGCGAGGTCGGCAAGGACATCGCCGACGCGATCCTGGCCGCCGGGCACGCCACCGTCGACTTCGTCATCGTCGGCTCCGGCCCGAACGGCGCCTCCCCGCACCACGAGCTGTCCGACCGCGTGATCCAGGCCGGCGACCAGGTCGTGGTCGACATCGGCGGCGCGATGCCCGACGGCTACTGCTCGGACTCCACCCGCAACTACAGCCTCGGCGCGCCCTCGGCGCAGTACGCCGAGTACTTCGCGGTCCTGCTGGCCGCGCAGAAGGCCCAGTGCGACGCGATCCGGCCCGGCATCACCGCCGAGGAGCTGGACGCGGTCGGCCGCGACCTGATCGCGCAGGCCGGCTACGGCGAGAACTTCATCCACCGCACCGGCCACGGCATCGGCCTGGAGACGCACGAGGAGCCCTACATCGTCTCCGGCTCGGCGCGTCCGCTGGAGCCCGGCATGGCCTTCTCGGTGGAGCCCGGCATCTACCTGGCGGGCAAGCACGGCGCCCGCATCGAGGACATCGCGGTGTGCACCGCCGACGGCGGCGAGCGCCTGAACCTGACCACCCGCGAGCTCGTGGTGGTGGATCTCTGA
- a CDS encoding acyl-CoA dehydrogenase family protein: protein MVAVDRTLPSDESRALFDLVQDLCAKELAPRAAEYEAAERFPREVFRTLGQAGLLSLPYDEKYGGGGQPYEVYLQVVEELARNWLTIGLGVSVHSLACYGLANFGSQEQKGKWLPDMLGGDQLGAYCLSEPQSGSDAAALTTRAVRSGDASVYTVNGTKAWITHSGQADFYTLMVRTSDDGAKGISALLAERRTPGMSFGKPENKMGMRGSVTAQVLLDGAQVPADRLIGTEGQGFSIALSALEAGRLGIAACAVGVAQAALDAAVEYAISRQQFGKAISEFQGVGFMLADMATSVAVGRAAYLAAARRRDAGLPYGTEAAMAKLFCTDMAMKVTTDAVQVFGGYGYTADFPVERYMREAKVLQIVEGTNQVQRLVISRTLTRP from the coding sequence ATGGTCGCGGTCGACAGGACTCTCCCGAGCGACGAGTCGCGTGCCCTTTTTGATCTGGTTCAGGATCTTTGCGCCAAGGAGCTCGCGCCGCGCGCGGCCGAGTACGAGGCCGCCGAGCGCTTCCCGCGCGAGGTGTTCCGGACCCTGGGCCAGGCCGGCCTGCTGAGCCTGCCCTACGACGAGAAGTACGGCGGCGGAGGCCAGCCCTACGAGGTCTACCTCCAGGTGGTCGAGGAGCTGGCGCGCAACTGGCTCACCATCGGCCTGGGCGTCTCAGTGCACTCCCTGGCCTGCTACGGCCTGGCCAACTTCGGCTCGCAGGAGCAGAAGGGCAAGTGGCTGCCGGACATGCTCGGCGGCGACCAGCTCGGCGCGTACTGTTTGTCCGAGCCGCAGTCCGGCTCCGACGCCGCGGCGCTCACCACGCGCGCGGTGCGTTCTGGGGATGCCAGTGTCTATACGGTCAACGGCACCAAGGCCTGGATCACGCACTCGGGCCAGGCCGATTTCTACACCCTGATGGTGCGCACCTCCGACGACGGCGCCAAGGGCATCAGTGCTCTGCTGGCCGAGCGCCGGACGCCGGGCATGTCCTTCGGCAAGCCGGAGAACAAGATGGGCATGCGCGGCTCGGTGACCGCGCAGGTGCTGCTGGACGGCGCGCAGGTCCCGGCCGACCGCCTGATCGGGACCGAGGGCCAGGGCTTCTCCATCGCGCTGTCGGCGCTGGAGGCCGGGCGGCTGGGGATCGCGGCGTGCGCGGTCGGCGTGGCGCAGGCGGCGCTGGACGCGGCGGTGGAGTACGCGATCTCGCGGCAGCAGTTCGGCAAGGCGATCTCGGAGTTCCAGGGCGTCGGCTTCATGCTCGCCGACATGGCCACCTCGGTGGCCGTCGGGCGCGCGGCCTACCTGGCGGCGGCGCGGCGCCGGGACGCGGGGCTGCCGTACGGGACTGAGGCGGCCATGGCCAAGTTGTTCTGTACTGATATGGCGATGAAGGTGACCACGGACGCCGTGCAGGTCTTCGGCGGTTATGGTTATACAGCGGACTTTCCTGTCGAGCGCTATATGCGCGAGGCGAAGGTGCTGCAGATCGTCGAGGGAACCAATCAGGTGCAGCGCCTCGTTATCAGTAGGACGCTGACGCGACCGTGA
- a CDS encoding MerR family transcriptional regulator, with amino-acid sequence MNEDDTRYTIGDLSRRTGLPVKTIRFYADEGIVPETGRTPSGYRVYDVEAVARLDLVRTLRELGVDLPTIRRVLAREATLTEVAASHAQALDVQIRTLRLRRAVLGTVAARGATHQEMDLMHKIARMSDAERKRMIEDFVDSAFGDLDANPELVELVRAATPDLPEDATAEQVEAWIELAELTQDPDFRTSVRRMAEYQAAERADGDTSGLHQDLTALVRERIAGAIADGVDPESPAADPIIAELAAQYATTFGKPDDPALRAWLWRRLEVAADPRVERYWRLLAAVNRWPEPESLGPVFEWFQRALRVRMGRLEGLERLERLEG; translated from the coding sequence ATGAACGAGGACGACACCCGCTACACCATCGGCGATCTGTCCCGCCGCACCGGCCTGCCGGTGAAGACGATCAGGTTCTACGCCGACGAGGGCATCGTCCCGGAAACCGGCCGCACCCCGAGCGGCTACCGCGTCTACGACGTCGAGGCCGTCGCCCGCCTGGACCTGGTCCGCACGCTGCGCGAACTGGGCGTGGACCTGCCGACGATCCGCCGCGTGCTGGCGCGCGAGGCGACGCTGACCGAGGTCGCGGCCTCGCACGCGCAGGCGCTGGACGTCCAGATCCGCACCCTGCGACTGCGGCGCGCGGTCCTGGGCACGGTCGCGGCCCGGGGTGCCACACACCAGGAGATGGATCTCATGCACAAGATCGCCAGAATGTCCGACGCCGAACGCAAGCGCATGATCGAGGACTTCGTCGACAGCGCCTTCGGCGACCTCGACGCCAACCCGGAGCTGGTCGAGCTGGTCCGGGCAGCCACCCCGGACCTGCCCGAGGACGCCACCGCCGAGCAGGTCGAGGCCTGGATCGAACTGGCGGAGCTGACCCAGGACCCGGACTTCCGCACCAGCGTCCGACGCATGGCCGAATACCAGGCCGCCGAACGCGCCGACGGCGACACCAGCGGCCTGCACCAGGACCTGACCGCCCTGGTCCGCGAACGCATCGCCGGCGCGATCGCCGACGGCGTCGACCCCGAGTCGCCGGCCGCCGACCCGATCATCGCCGAGCTGGCGGCGCAGTACGCCACCACCTTCGGCAAGCCCGACGACCCGGCGCTGCGCGCGTGGCTGTGGCGCCGTCTGGAGGTGGCCGCCGACCCGCGCGTGGAGCGCTACTGGCGGCTGCTCGCGGCGGTGAACCGGTGGCCGGAGCCGGAGAGCCTGGGGCCGGTGTTCGAGTGGTTCCAGCGGGCGCTGCGGGTGCGGATGGGGCGGTTGGAGGGGTTGGAGAGGCTGGAGAGGCTGGAGGGGTAG
- a CDS encoding Lrp/AsnC family transcriptional regulator, whose protein sequence is MDDIDRHIVAALVADGRMSYTDLGKLIGLSTSAVHQRVQKLEERGVLRGFRAVVDPEALGLSLTAFISVKPIDPAAPDDVPDRLKGLEEVEDCYSVAGDENYILKVRVGTPGQLESLLSRIRTAAEVSTRTTVVLSTPFEARMRGDNGSP, encoded by the coding sequence GTGGACGATATCGACAGGCACATCGTGGCGGCCCTGGTCGCCGACGGCCGGATGAGCTACACCGACCTCGGCAAGCTCATCGGGTTGTCGACCTCGGCGGTGCACCAGCGCGTGCAGAAGCTGGAGGAGCGCGGGGTGCTGCGGGGGTTCCGGGCGGTGGTGGACCCCGAGGCGCTGGGACTGAGCCTGACGGCGTTCATCTCGGTGAAGCCCATCGACCCGGCGGCCCCGGACGACGTCCCGGACCGGCTCAAGGGCCTGGAAGAGGTCGAGGACTGCTACAGCGTCGCCGGCGACGAGAACTACATCCTGAAGGTGCGCGTCGGCACCCCGGGCCAGCTGGAGTCCCTGCTGAGCCGCATCCGCACCGCCGCCGAGGTGTCCACCCGGACCACCGTGGTGCTCTCGACGCCGTTCGAGGCCCGGATGCGGGGCGACAACGGGTCGCCTTAA
- a CDS encoding amidohydrolase, translated as MTNTAEPDPERPLPQRVLLRGGTIHSPEEPFATAMLVEDGAVAWLGSDSAADVAHADSVDEIVELRGALVTPAFVDAHVHLTSTGLTLAGLDLHDAPSLAAALDRIAAFAAGVPAGQMVIGQGWDESRWPERRVPSLAELDRAVGGRPAYLSRADVHSALASSALIAAVPEARGAVGFEESGQLRQQAHHLVRKAAFSMLSPAVRGELQAAALRRAAELGIGALHECGGPDISGEADFLQVLASGLKGIGPEVFGYWGEFGGVEKAGFLGAVGAGGDLFLDGALGSHTACLAHAYADKDTLGAAYASAEQVAEHVVECTQAGMQAGFHVIGDAAMATLLDGFDAAAAKVGRDALHRIGHRVEHAEMIPAGGIGRLLDFGIVASVQPAFDAAWGGPDGMYVERVGAERAQAMNPFAALQKAGVPLAFGSDAPVTPLDPWGTVRAAAFHQTPEHRVSVRAAFAAHTRGGWRALGARATSTGVLRVGEPATYAVWDVAPEDVVVQAADERLSAWSTDPRSGVPGLPDLTPGRPLPTAARTVVRGRTVFDSGRLAEG; from the coding sequence ATGACGAACACCGCCGAGCCAGACCCCGAACGACCCCTCCCGCAGCGCGTCCTGCTGCGCGGCGGCACCATCCACTCCCCGGAGGAGCCGTTCGCGACGGCGATGCTGGTCGAGGACGGCGCGGTGGCCTGGCTCGGCTCGGACAGCGCGGCCGACGTCGCGCACGCGGATTCCGTCGACGAGATCGTCGAGCTGCGCGGCGCGCTGGTCACCCCGGCCTTCGTCGACGCGCACGTGCACCTGACCTCCACCGGCCTGACCCTGGCCGGCCTGGACCTGCACGACGCGCCCTCGCTGGCCGCCGCCCTGGACCGCATCGCCGCCTTCGCCGCGGGCGTCCCGGCCGGCCAGATGGTGATCGGCCAGGGCTGGGACGAGTCGCGCTGGCCGGAGCGGCGCGTGCCCTCCCTGGCCGAGCTGGACCGCGCCGTCGGCGGCCGGCCGGCGTACCTCTCGCGGGCCGACGTGCACAGCGCCCTGGCCTCCTCGGCGCTGATCGCGGCGGTCCCGGAGGCGCGCGGCGCGGTGGGCTTCGAGGAGTCCGGCCAGCTCCGGCAGCAGGCGCACCACCTGGTGCGCAAGGCGGCCTTCAGCATGCTGAGCCCGGCCGTGCGCGGCGAGTTGCAGGCCGCGGCGCTGCGCCGGGCCGCGGAGCTCGGCATCGGCGCGCTGCACGAGTGCGGCGGCCCGGACATCAGCGGCGAGGCGGACTTCCTCCAGGTGCTGGCCTCCGGGCTGAAGGGCATCGGGCCCGAGGTGTTCGGGTACTGGGGCGAGTTCGGCGGCGTGGAGAAGGCCGGCTTCCTGGGCGCGGTCGGCGCCGGCGGGGACCTGTTCCTGGACGGCGCGCTCGGCTCGCACACGGCCTGCCTGGCCCACGCCTACGCCGACAAGGACACCCTCGGCGCCGCCTATGCCAGTGCCGAGCAGGTCGCCGAACATGTCGTGGAGTGCACGCAGGCCGGGATGCAGGCCGGCTTCCACGTGATCGGCGACGCGGCGATGGCCACGCTGCTGGACGGCTTCGACGCCGCGGCCGCCAAGGTCGGGCGCGACGCGCTCCACCGGATCGGGCACCGGGTCGAGCACGCGGAGATGATCCCGGCCGGCGGCATCGGCCGGCTGCTGGACTTCGGCATCGTGGCCAGCGTGCAGCCGGCCTTCGACGCGGCGTGGGGCGGCCCGGACGGCATGTATGTGGAGCGTGTCGGCGCCGAGCGCGCCCAGGCGATGAACCCCTTCGCGGCGCTGCAGAAGGCCGGGGTCCCGCTGGCGTTCGGCTCCGACGCCCCGGTGACGCCCCTGGACCCCTGGGGCACGGTGCGGGCCGCGGCGTTCCACCAGACCCCCGAGCACCGCGTCTCGGTCCGCGCCGCCTTCGCGGCCCACACCCGCGGCGGCTGGCGGGCGCTGGGCGCGCGGGCGACGTCGACCGGCGTGCTGCGGGTCGGGGAGCCGGCGACGTACGCGGTGTGGGACGTGGCGCCGGAGGACGTGGTCGTGCAGGCCGCCGACGAGCGCCTGTCGGCGTGGTCGACGGACCCGCGCTCGGGCGTGCCGGGACTGCCGGACCTGACGCCGGGCCGTCCGCTGCCGACCGCGGCGCGCACCGTGGTGCGGGGACGGACGGTGTTCGACTCGGGGCGGCTCGCCGAGGGGTAG
- the lnt gene encoding apolipoprotein N-acyltransferase: protein MAKVDEAGTRRRRFGFRRPSAQSVRLAALALFAGAALNLAFAPIGWWPVAPLAVAAFSALVSNKTGRRGMLVGFWFGTGFCWVMFQWLRVFGPGAQEAVGIVESLYFIPFGWGMARVSMMRFAPLWQACLWVTEEYGRSRWPFGGFSWGRLAFSQPDSPFTPLAAVGGAPLVTFAVALSGALLWRAVVVLRRDQRAGIKWVAALLAGALVIPALGYAVPLQSPDSGTPVRIALIQGNVPRVGFGREEQEAAVLDNHVKETEALAADIRSGKAVKPDLVVWPENGSDMDPYSDPGVAALIQQAVDDVGVPVLVGAVINANPAGTNVLNRLIVWTPDPGGGMGATYDKTHLVPFGEYLPFRAILTKMITRFNMIPRDFVPGHGKGVLTLGGVTVAAVICFEVAYDDVVRNAVKGGGQVLLVPSNNASYMGTGQTYQQLAIARFRAVEHGRWTMEAATSGVSAVIDPHGKILAQTGEYQARYLDMQVRRNTAITLADRVGAWPEYVFALLGLLAAIGLGGAATTWRRTRSLIPGNRAPTDTLPDAPDGAAAPSGSDDAALQPVQTAVKGRAR, encoded by the coding sequence GTGGCGAAAGTGGATGAGGCCGGTACCCGCCGGCGGCGGTTCGGGTTCCGCCGGCCGAGCGCGCAGTCGGTGCGCCTGGCCGCTCTGGCCCTGTTCGCCGGGGCCGCGCTGAACCTGGCCTTCGCGCCGATCGGCTGGTGGCCGGTGGCGCCGCTGGCGGTGGCCGCTTTCTCGGCGCTGGTGTCGAACAAGACCGGCCGGCGCGGCATGCTCGTCGGGTTCTGGTTCGGGACCGGTTTCTGCTGGGTGATGTTCCAGTGGCTGCGGGTCTTCGGGCCCGGGGCGCAGGAAGCGGTCGGCATCGTCGAGTCGCTCTACTTCATCCCGTTCGGCTGGGGCATGGCACGCGTGTCGATGATGCGCTTCGCGCCGCTGTGGCAGGCGTGCCTGTGGGTCACCGAGGAGTACGGCCGCTCGCGCTGGCCCTTCGGCGGCTTCTCCTGGGGCCGGCTGGCGTTCTCCCAGCCGGACTCGCCGTTCACGCCGCTGGCGGCCGTCGGCGGGGCCCCGCTGGTGACCTTCGCGGTCGCGCTGTCCGGGGCGCTGCTGTGGCGCGCCGTGGTGGTCCTCAGGCGCGATCAGCGGGCCGGGATCAAATGGGTCGCCGCTCTGCTCGCCGGGGCCTTGGTGATCCCCGCGCTGGGCTATGCCGTGCCGTTGCAGTCCCCGGACTCCGGCACGCCGGTGCGCATCGCGCTGATCCAGGGCAACGTGCCGCGCGTCGGCTTCGGGCGCGAGGAGCAGGAGGCCGCGGTCCTGGACAACCATGTCAAGGAGACCGAGGCCCTGGCCGCCGACATCCGCTCGGGCAAGGCGGTCAAGCCGGACCTGGTGGTCTGGCCGGAGAACGGCTCGGACATGGACCCCTACTCCGACCCGGGCGTGGCGGCCCTGATCCAGCAGGCCGTCGACGACGTCGGGGTCCCGGTGCTGGTCGGCGCGGTGATCAACGCCAACCCGGCGGGGACCAACGTGCTGAACCGGCTGATCGTGTGGACGCCGGACCCCGGCGGCGGCATGGGCGCCACCTACGACAAGACCCACCTGGTGCCCTTCGGGGAGTACCTGCCGTTCCGCGCCATCCTGACCAAGATGATCACGCGGTTCAACATGATCCCGCGCGACTTCGTCCCCGGCCACGGCAAGGGCGTGCTGACCCTGGGCGGGGTCACCGTCGCCGCGGTCATCTGCTTCGAGGTCGCCTACGACGACGTGGTCCGCAACGCGGTCAAGGGCGGCGGCCAGGTCCTGCTGGTCCCCAGCAACAACGCCTCCTACATGGGCACCGGCCAGACCTACCAGCAGTTGGCGATCGCCCGCTTCCGCGCCGTCGAGCACGGCCGCTGGACCATGGAGGCCGCGACCTCCGGGGTGTCGGCGGTCATCGACCCGCACGGCAAGATCCTGGCGCAGACCGGGGAATATCAGGCCCGATACCTGGACATGCAGGTGCGCCGGAACACCGCGATCACCCTGGCCGACCGGGTCGGCGCCTGGCCGGAGTACGTCTTCGCGCTGCTCGGGCTGCTCGCCGCGATCGGACTGGGCGGCGCGGCGACGACATGGCGACGTACTCGGTCCCTGATTCCGGGTAACAGAGCTCCAACCGATACCCTGCCCGATGCCCCGGACGGCGCGGCGGCCCCCAGCGGGTCCGACGACGCCGCCCTCCAACCCGTTCAGACCGCTGTGAAAGGCCGAGCACGTTGA
- a CDS encoding polyprenol monophosphomannose synthase encodes MTNLRVLVIIPTYNEAENLPTIVARVHTANPDVHILVADDNSPDGTGKLADELAEKDERVKVLHRAGKEGLGKAYLAGFAWGIDHEYDVICEMDADGSHRPEDFPALLKALVDTNADLVLGSRYVRGGKTVGWPKHREILSKGGNTWVRLVTGMKLADATGGYRLFRRETLERIELSTVASAGYTFQVDLAWRTVRAGLKVVEVPITFVERELGASKMSTNIVAEALWRTTVWGMQYRVNRLLGRR; translated from the coding sequence TTGACGAACCTGCGCGTCCTGGTGATCATCCCGACGTACAACGAGGCGGAGAATCTGCCCACGATCGTCGCCCGGGTGCACACGGCTAATCCCGACGTGCACATCCTGGTCGCCGACGACAACTCCCCGGACGGCACCGGGAAGCTGGCCGACGAGCTCGCCGAGAAGGACGAGCGGGTCAAGGTCCTGCACCGGGCCGGCAAGGAGGGCCTGGGCAAGGCCTACCTGGCCGGCTTCGCCTGGGGGATCGACCACGAGTACGACGTCATCTGCGAGATGGACGCCGACGGCTCGCACCGCCCCGAGGACTTCCCGGCGCTGCTCAAGGCCCTGGTCGACACCAACGCCGACCTGGTCCTGGGCTCGCGCTACGTGCGCGGCGGCAAGACCGTGGGCTGGCCCAAGCACCGCGAGATCCTGTCCAAGGGCGGCAACACCTGGGTCCGCCTGGTCACCGGCATGAAGCTGGCCGACGCCACCGGCGGGTACCGGCTGTTCCGCCGCGAGACGCTGGAGCGCATAGAGCTCTCCACGGTCGCCAGCGCCGGCTACACCTTCCAGGTGGACCTGGCCTGGCGCACGGTGCGCGCCGGCCTGAAGGTGGTCGAGGTGCCGATCACCTTCGTCGAACGCGAACTCGGGGCGTCGAAGATGAGCACGAACATCGTCGCCGAGGCCTTGTGGCGCACCACCGTCTGGGGGATGCAGTACCGGGTGAACCGGTTGCTGGGCCGGCGCTGA
- a CDS encoding MFS transporter, with amino-acid sequence MPIDDTADAFTADGAGVSSTLGSVGPLAAGGGAAVFAEPTTQAPDIAEPAAEPTEPPADPAQLSRRKGWYRYAWGAHAFPTTVTAVFLGPYLTDIARNAAGGDNHYLHLAGLSVRAESFYPFAVTAAALLQAAVLPLVGAAADRSGRTRGLLAGAMGLGVVATLLFYTVTGGAYLWGGALFLAASLGYSTANVLANGYLPTLAEPDERDAISSKGWAVGYLGGAVLLTVNLAIYTAHSALGLSEGHAARVALASAGLWWLVFGTAGIRRLTAGTSRLPRDRRQEGAGPDSGTGYRQLGRTLAALSRNRNALLFLLAYMAYNEGVQTVISFASTYGTKQLDLGQSVMASAILVVQFVAFGGALWMGRLAARHGTRRTISGSLLAWIVLLAAAFVMTKHAAWQFYVLGCAIGLVLGGTQALSRSLFAQIIPAGQESEYFGLYEVSQNGVAWIGSLTVALAIQFTGSYRLAIISLVVFFVVGLVLLARTDLRTAIRTAGNPVPERL; translated from the coding sequence ATGCCGATCGACGACACCGCCGACGCGTTCACCGCCGACGGCGCCGGGGTCTCCTCCACGCTGGGCTCCGTGGGCCCACTCGCGGCCGGGGGTGGTGCCGCGGTTTTCGCTGAGCCGACCACGCAGGCGCCGGACATAGCCGAACCCGCCGCCGAACCCACAGAACCACCCGCCGACCCGGCCCAGCTCTCCCGCCGCAAAGGCTGGTACCGCTACGCCTGGGGCGCCCACGCCTTCCCCACCACCGTCACCGCCGTCTTCCTCGGGCCCTACCTCACCGACATCGCGCGCAACGCCGCCGGCGGCGACAACCACTACCTGCACCTGGCGGGCCTGAGCGTGCGGGCCGAGTCCTTCTACCCCTTCGCCGTCACCGCCGCCGCGCTCCTGCAGGCCGCGGTCCTGCCGCTGGTCGGCGCCGCCGCCGACCGCAGCGGGCGCACGCGCGGGCTGCTGGCCGGGGCGATGGGCCTGGGTGTCGTCGCGACCCTGCTCTTCTACACCGTCACCGGCGGCGCCTACCTGTGGGGCGGCGCGCTGTTCCTGGCCGCTTCGCTGGGCTACTCCACCGCCAATGTGCTGGCCAACGGCTACCTGCCGACGCTGGCCGAGCCCGACGAGCGCGACGCGATCAGCTCCAAGGGCTGGGCCGTGGGCTATCTCGGCGGCGCCGTGCTGCTGACCGTGAACCTGGCGATCTACACCGCGCACAGCGCACTGGGCCTGTCCGAGGGGCACGCCGCGCGTGTCGCGCTGGCCTCGGCCGGCCTGTGGTGGCTGGTCTTCGGCACCGCCGGGATCCGGCGGCTGACCGCCGGCACCTCGCGGCTCCCGCGGGACCGGCGCCAGGAAGGAGCAGGCCCGGACTCCGGGACCGGCTACCGCCAGCTCGGCCGGACCCTGGCGGCACTGTCGCGCAACCGCAACGCGCTGCTGTTCCTGCTCGCCTACATGGCCTACAACGAGGGCGTGCAGACCGTCATCTCCTTCGCCTCCACCTACGGCACCAAGCAGCTGGACCTGGGCCAGTCCGTGATGGCCAGCGCCATCCTGGTGGTGCAGTTCGTGGCCTTCGGCGGGGCGCTGTGGATGGGGCGGCTGGCCGCGCGGCACGGGACCCGGCGGACCATCAGCGGCTCGCTGCTGGCCTGGATCGTGCTGCTGGCCGCGGCCTTCGTGATGACCAAGCACGCCGCCTGGCAGTTCTACGTCCTGGGCTGCGCGATCGGCCTGGTGCTCGGCGGGACGCAGGCGCTGTCGCGCTCGCTGTTCGCGCAGATCATCCCGGCCGGGCAGGAGAGCGAGTACTTCGGGCTGTACGAGGTCAGCCAGAACGGCGTGGCCTGGATCGGCTCGCTGACCGTGGCGCTGGCGATCCAGTTCACCGGGTCCTACCGGCTGGCGATCATCTCGCTGGTGGTGTTCTTCGTGGTGGGGCTGGTGCTGCTGGCGCGCACCGATCTGCGCACCGCCATCCGCACCGCCGGCAACCCGGTCCCCGAACGTCTGTAG
- a CDS encoding glycerophosphodiester phosphodiesterase: MSARTARHAFLDHPGPIAFAHRGGADGPAGENTLSAFKIAVDTGYRYLETDVHATSDGVLLAFHDRRLQRVTDAKGRIRVLTAAEVAQARIGDEPIPTMADLLEAFPDARFNIDVKEPNTIGPLTVLLRHMNAVDRVCISSFSDTRLAAMRAAFGPALCTSAGPREAFRFWRASRRLKPGEVPEADLLPPLDAACLQLPPALGRIVVVDDRLLAAARTAGLPVHVWTINEAADMERLLDLGADGIMTDRLDTLKTVLTKRGTWS; this comes from the coding sequence ATGTCCGCCCGCACCGCCCGCCACGCGTTCCTCGACCACCCCGGCCCCATCGCGTTCGCCCACCGGGGCGGCGCCGACGGTCCGGCCGGCGAGAACACGCTGTCCGCGTTCAAGATCGCCGTCGACACCGGCTACCGGTACCTGGAGACGGACGTGCACGCCACGTCCGACGGCGTGCTGCTGGCCTTCCACGACCGGCGCCTGCAGCGCGTCACGGACGCCAAGGGCCGCATCCGGGTGCTGACCGCCGCCGAGGTGGCCCAGGCGCGCATCGGCGACGAGCCGATCCCGACGATGGCCGACCTGCTGGAGGCCTTCCCCGACGCGCGGTTCAACATCGACGTCAAGGAGCCGAACACGATCGGCCCGCTGACCGTCCTGCTGCGCCACATGAACGCGGTGGACCGGGTCTGCATCAGCTCCTTCTCCGACACCCGCCTGGCCGCGATGCGCGCCGCGTTCGGGCCCGCGCTGTGCACGAGCGCCGGGCCGCGCGAGGCGTTCCGGTTCTGGCGGGCCTCGCGCCGTCTCAAGCCCGGTGAAGTCCCGGAGGCGGACCTGCTGCCGCCGCTGGACGCCGCGTGCCTGCAGCTGCCGCCGGCCCTCGGGCGCATCGTCGTGGTCGACGACCGGCTGCTGGCCGCCGCCCGCACCGCCGGGCTGCCGGTGCACGTGTGGACGATCAACGAGGCCGCTGACATGGAACGGTTGCTCGACCTGGGCGCGGACGGCATCATGACCGACCGGCTGGACACGCTCAAAACCGTGCTGACGAAACGAGGGACCTGGTCCTGA